CAGGTTGCCCGCGACATAGACCTTGCTCAGCTCGCGACCGCTGGCTGCGCGGTAGGCCGTCAGGGTGCGGTGAAGCGTGGCCTGAACGGAAGCCAGGCCCTCTTGCTGCTCGCCGAGCCCTGCGGAGAGCGTTCGGGCCATCTCGCAGTGTCCCGCACGCACGATACAGACATCCACCGATGCGTCGGCGAGCTCCACCAGGGCGAGCGGAGCGTCCGAGCTCAGCTCCGGCACGAGCGTGGTGAGGCCATCGAGCGCCGCCGCACCCAGCGCGAGCTGCTTGGGCTGCAGGCTCGCTACCCGCAGCGTTTCCAGAAGCTCGCGCACGCGGTCCTTGGGCACCGCCGCAACCAACAGCCGCAGCTCGCCGTTCCTCGTCTCGATGGGCTGGTGGTCGACTACCGCCTCCTCGATGGGGAAGGGCAGCAGCGGCTCCAGCTCGAAGGGTAGAATCTCGCTCGCACGTTTGGCCGCAGCGCTCGGCAGGGACAGCGTACGTATCGACGCTACCTGTCCCGGCATCGCGGCGATCAAGACGTCGGGCGAGCGTCCCAGTCGTCGCAGCAGCTCGCGCATGGAGGCGTGGAGCGCCGCCCCGCGGCCCGATTGCGAGGCGTCCAGCGGCACGCGCACGTAGCGCTGCACTTCGTTCCTTCGCAGCGTGGTGCGCAGCAGCACTGCACGTGCTTCCTGCTCCGCGATGTCGAGCCCGAGAACGTATGCCATGGTGATCCGTAACGTCTAGTCGAGTCTATAGTAGTGAAGCACG
This genomic stretch from Pseudomonadota bacterium harbors:
- the pilM gene encoding pilus assembly protein PilM; translated protein: MAYVLGLDIAEQEARAVLLRTTLRRNEVQRYVRVPLDASQSGRGAALHASMRELLRRLGRSPDVLIAAMPGQVASIRTLSLPSAAAKRASEILPFELEPLLPFPIEEAVVDHQPIETRNGELRLLVAAVPKDRVRELLETLRVASLQPKQLALGAAALDGLTTLVPELSSDAPLALVELADASVDVCIVRAGHCEMARTLSAGLGEQQEGLASVQATLHRTLTAYRAASGRELSKVYVAGNL